A genomic region of Thunnus albacares chromosome 2, fThuAlb1.1, whole genome shotgun sequence contains the following coding sequences:
- the rgs7bpa gene encoding regulator of G-protein signaling 7-binding protein A, translating into MSSASNGRKNRPRSAGNIFQIGKPPYRDPQRRESTESTRKAQRAVADCRMIVQEFNTLVALYRELVISIGEITVDCPSLRAEMLKTRTKGCEMARAAHHSLSLISGPEDGEIHPEICRLFIQLQCCLEMYITEMLKSVCLLGSLQLHRKGKDSCGPTGVDSKIEESSDIPILEDTSSSPTDCPQLCWLVATDIENIEKDMREMKNLLSKLRETMPLPLKNQDDSSLLNLTPYPLVRQRKRRFFGLCCLVTS; encoded by the exons ATGAGTTCTGCATCGAATGGGCGCAAAAACCGCCCCAGATCCGCCGGGAACATCTTCCAGATCGGCAAACCTCCTTACCGAGACCcacagaggagggagagcaCCGAAAGTACCCGCAAAGCCCAGCGCGCCGTGGCCGACTGCAGAATG ATCGTCCAAGAATTCAATACACTTGTGGCTCTGTACCGTGAACTGGTCATCTCCATTGGCGAAATTACTGTCGACTGTCCCTCTTTACGGGCCGAAATGCTGAAGACGAGAACTAAAGGCTGCGAAATGGCGAGAGCCGCACACCACAGTCTCTCCTTGATATCGGG GCCAGAGGACGGGGAGATCCACCCTGAGATCTGTAGACTGTTTATCCAGCTGCAGTGCTGTCTGGAGATGTACATCACTGAGATGCTCAAATCCGTCTGCTTGCTGGGCTCCCTGCAACTCCACAGGAAAG GTAAGGATTCCTGTGGCCCCACTGGGGTCGATAGTAAGATCGAGGAGAGCTCAGACATCCCAATCCTGGAGGACACCTCTTCCTCCCCCACTGACTGTCCTCAGCTCTGCTGGCTTGTGGCCACTGACATAGAAAACATAGAAAA GGATATGAGGGAGATGAAGAACCTTCTCAGTAAACTCAGGGAGACGATGCCTTTACCATTGAAGAACCAAG ATGATAGCAGTTTGCTGAACCTGACTCCCTACCCACTGGTCCGACAGAGGAAGAGGCGGTTCTTTGGGCTCTGTTGCCTGGTAACCAGCTAA